Proteins encoded together in one Halorubellus sp. JP-L1 window:
- a CDS encoding LVIVD repeat-containing protein — protein MRLPERREFLKATGALGLAGVAGVGSASPPGNGNGRGTDDSLRLFSEVAVGGTAEVSTQGTYAYVATGDGLGVVDWQNPNRPELVGSMTADAPAGGILDAKVEGDLVSLASNGGPGITLVDVSDPTDPTEIGFVDVGHHIHNNFLADGYAYLTVNESGDAAFSEARTTIVDVNDPSDPEVVGEYRLKDDFPEFATGGVNPCHDVYVQDDLLYQAFWDAGTVVADVSDPTDPQLVTQFGEAPGADADGYTAERYLTAPGNAHYVQPSPGGDLVYVGAETFPGNFVENPDNDDYGGIKIFDVSDYDDPQELARIDPPDVDGFRTSHNFDVTANRLHASWYDGGVTVHDVTDPSNPETISGYHTDDTSFWGAEAARSFTVGADIGGGLVFLHKDRGRAGSPGFDGSGRPDSPGMK, from the coding sequence ATGCGGCTGCCCGAGAGACGCGAGTTCCTGAAGGCGACTGGCGCGCTCGGTCTTGCCGGAGTCGCGGGCGTCGGGAGCGCCAGTCCGCCAGGGAACGGCAACGGCCGCGGGACGGACGACTCCCTCCGTCTCTTCAGCGAGGTCGCCGTCGGCGGCACTGCAGAGGTCTCCACGCAGGGGACGTACGCGTACGTCGCGACCGGCGACGGTCTCGGCGTCGTCGACTGGCAGAACCCGAACCGGCCCGAACTCGTCGGGTCGATGACCGCCGACGCCCCCGCGGGAGGCATCCTCGACGCAAAAGTCGAGGGCGACCTCGTCAGTCTCGCGAGCAACGGCGGCCCGGGCATCACGCTCGTCGACGTGAGCGACCCCACCGACCCGACCGAGATCGGGTTCGTGGACGTCGGCCACCACATCCACAACAACTTCCTCGCGGACGGCTACGCGTACCTCACGGTCAACGAGTCCGGCGACGCCGCGTTCAGCGAAGCGCGAACGACCATCGTCGACGTGAACGACCCCAGCGACCCGGAGGTCGTCGGCGAGTACCGGCTCAAGGACGACTTCCCCGAGTTCGCCACGGGCGGCGTCAACCCCTGCCACGACGTCTACGTGCAGGACGACCTGCTCTACCAGGCGTTCTGGGACGCCGGGACGGTCGTCGCCGACGTGAGCGACCCCACCGACCCGCAGCTAGTTACGCAGTTCGGGGAGGCCCCCGGGGCGGACGCCGACGGCTACACGGCCGAACGCTATCTCACGGCACCCGGGAACGCGCACTACGTCCAGCCGTCGCCCGGCGGCGACCTGGTGTACGTCGGCGCAGAGACGTTCCCCGGTAACTTCGTCGAGAACCCGGACAACGACGACTACGGCGGTATCAAGATCTTCGACGTCTCGGACTACGACGACCCGCAGGAACTCGCGCGGATCGACCCGCCGGACGTCGACGGGTTCCGCACGTCGCACAACTTCGACGTCACCGCGAACCGCCTGCACGCGTCGTGGTACGACGGCGGCGTGACGGTCCACGACGTCACCGACCCGTCGAATCCCGAGACGATTTCCGGCTACCACACCGACGACACGTCGTTCTGGGGCGCGGAGGCCGCCCGTAGCTTCACCGTCGGCGCCGACATCGGCGGCGGCCTCGTGTTCCTCCACAAGGACCGCGGTCGGGCGGGGTCGCCCGGCTTCGACGGCTCCGGTCGCCCGGACTCGCCGGGAATGAAGTAA
- the minD gene encoding cell division ATPase MinD: MSQETVYAIASGKGGVGKTTTTVNLGTALAGVGNRVVIVDVDLGMANLAGFVSLDADGTSLHDVLGGTATVEQATYELANGIWAIPSGVELSGYADVATEELTSVVADLRERFDYVLLDVGAGVSHETVLPLGLADATLLVSTTEPAAVQDAKKTVDLVGRAGGSVGGVVVTRTRPEDPVSPEDVTEQIGSELLVAVPEDPKVRESVHAGTPLVVHEPKSPAARAYRYLAARLLGQADDDDHPRFGAKADDGGESTPADADASADDAVDASDAASADDVSSAISEVDGDDGVDIPDAEADYEPENADDDRVESALAERIATSSDAATDGGRPDDA; the protein is encoded by the coding sequence ATGAGTCAGGAGACGGTGTACGCCATCGCGAGTGGGAAGGGTGGCGTCGGGAAGACGACGACGACGGTGAACCTGGGCACGGCACTGGCTGGCGTCGGCAATCGCGTCGTCATCGTCGACGTGGACCTCGGCATGGCGAACCTCGCCGGGTTCGTGAGTCTGGACGCCGACGGCACGTCGCTGCACGACGTCCTCGGTGGGACCGCGACCGTCGAGCAGGCGACGTACGAGCTCGCGAACGGCATCTGGGCGATCCCCAGCGGCGTGGAGCTCTCGGGGTACGCGGACGTCGCCACGGAGGAACTCACGTCGGTGGTGGCGGACCTCCGCGAGCGCTTCGACTACGTCCTCCTCGACGTGGGCGCGGGCGTCAGTCACGAGACGGTGCTCCCGCTCGGGCTCGCGGACGCGACGCTCCTGGTGTCGACGACGGAGCCGGCGGCGGTCCAGGACGCGAAGAAGACCGTGGACCTCGTCGGGCGCGCCGGCGGGAGCGTCGGTGGCGTCGTCGTGACGCGGACGCGACCCGAGGACCCCGTGTCGCCCGAGGACGTCACAGAGCAGATCGGGAGCGAGCTCCTGGTGGCGGTGCCGGAGGACCCGAAGGTCCGCGAGAGCGTGCACGCGGGGACGCCGCTGGTCGTCCACGAGCCGAAGTCGCCGGCGGCGCGCGCGTACCGCTACCTAGCCGCGCGACTGCTCGGGCAGGCCGACGACGACGACCACCCGCGCTTCGGCGCGAAGGCGGACGACGGCGGCGAATCCACGCCCGCCGACGCGGACGCCTCGGCGGACGACGCCGTGGACGCGAGCGACGCGGCGTCCGCGGACGACGTGTCGAGCGCGATCAGCGAGGTCGACGGCGACGACGGCGTCGACATCCCGGACGCGGAAGCGGACTACGAACCGGAGAACGCGGACGACGACCGCGTCGAGAGCGCGCTCGCGGAACGCATCGCGACGTCGTCGGACGCGGCCACCGACGGCGGGCGGCCCGACGACGCCTGA
- a CDS encoding tyrosine-type recombinase/integrase has product MAHRDDPRLRYDEELDRLERVTGDGEPENVDGPGQLRGDVSEADAAAIREVLDALDPEQPAKVFQANGQGTETKEYKTLANYTARLRLAATELDGELLGQTTDSINQLMGDMASGDAEIAPDKGYTSGTVGQYQSALKALYRYHDDHDVDPEEIPVFAPEDTSVDERDMFTVDEVQAMRDATESPRERCLFELLAYTGQRIRAIQTLRIKDIDLDDGVLYLNENVDGMKGAKGKRPLLGADAYVRRWLDYHPTKEPDDYLITPKATGGGEPGGMITQDTIRYHLKKIADKADVEKDVHPHIFRHYFTTIAKRDYDLDDAYIKHLRGDSPGSNVMETTYRHLSDADAVEHADAKFEGREPEKNSALTPETCPTCGEILEPNAKACSICGTVFTPDAKSAKEQIKNTVQDAKDEAETLDEHKDLDRLERLVDENPELLDVLEGLVED; this is encoded by the coding sequence ATGGCTCATCGCGACGACCCGCGCCTCCGATATGACGAGGAACTCGATCGGTTGGAGCGGGTCACCGGCGACGGAGAGCCCGAAAACGTCGACGGCCCCGGGCAGCTCCGCGGTGACGTCTCAGAAGCCGACGCTGCCGCCATTCGCGAAGTCCTCGACGCGCTCGATCCGGAACAACCTGCGAAGGTGTTCCAGGCGAACGGGCAGGGAACCGAGACGAAGGAGTACAAGACGCTCGCGAACTACACTGCGCGGCTTCGGCTGGCCGCGACGGAACTCGACGGTGAACTCCTGGGCCAGACAACGGACTCGATCAATCAGCTCATGGGCGACATGGCGAGCGGTGACGCCGAAATTGCGCCCGACAAAGGATACACCAGCGGAACGGTCGGGCAGTATCAGTCCGCACTCAAGGCGCTCTACCGCTATCACGACGATCACGATGTCGATCCCGAGGAGATCCCCGTGTTCGCGCCAGAGGATACGTCGGTCGACGAGCGCGACATGTTCACCGTCGACGAAGTGCAAGCGATGCGGGACGCGACCGAGAGCCCACGAGAACGGTGCCTGTTCGAACTGCTGGCGTACACGGGACAGCGCATCCGAGCGATCCAGACGCTCCGCATCAAGGACATCGATCTGGACGATGGCGTGTTGTATCTGAACGAGAACGTGGATGGAATGAAGGGCGCGAAAGGGAAGCGTCCACTGCTCGGTGCCGATGCGTACGTCAGGCGATGGCTCGACTACCACCCGACGAAGGAACCGGACGACTACCTGATCACGCCGAAGGCGACTGGTGGGGGCGAACCAGGGGGTATGATCACGCAGGACACCATCAGGTACCACCTCAAGAAGATCGCGGACAAGGCCGACGTCGAGAAGGACGTCCACCCCCACATCTTCCGTCACTACTTCACCACCATCGCGAAGCGCGACTACGACCTGGACGACGCCTACATCAAACACCTTCGCGGAGACTCCCCCGGTTCGAACGTTATGGAAACCACGTATCGCCACCTATCCGATGCTGACGCAGTAGAACACGCCGACGCGAAGTTCGAAGGACGCGAACCCGAGAAGAACAGCGCTCTGACACCAGAAACGTGTCCAACCTGTGGAGAGATCCTCGAACCGAACGCGAAGGCATGTTCTATCTGCGGTACCGTGTTCACTCCGGACGCGAAGAGCGCAAAGGAGCAGATTAAAAACACCGTTCAGGATGCAAAGGACGAGGCCGAAACGCTGGACGAACACAAGGACCTTGATCGGCTGGAGCGACTGGTGGACGAAAATCCCGAACTACTCGATGTACTCGAAGGCCTGGTGGAAGACTAA
- the prf1 gene encoding peptide chain release factor aRF-1 has translation MSQQSEEEQSDRKKYEFQKVIEDLQSHEGSGTQLVTIYVPEDRRISDVVAHITQEHSEASNIKSKQTRTAVQDALSSLKARLKYYDTPPENGMVLFSGAIDSGGGQTDMKTEVLESPPQPVESFRYHCDSEFLTEPLEHMLADKGLYGLVVLDRREANVGWLRGKRVEPVKSASSLVPGKQRKGGQSAQRFARLRLEAIDNFYQEVAEMANELFVPKRHELDGVLVGGPSPTKDEFLDGDYLHHELQDSVLGKFDVAYTDESGLYDLVDAADEVLADAEIMEDKELMQRFFKQLHDGNKATYGFEPTRQNLVMGSVESLLISEDLRQDVAIYDCGDVEEYETFDARKSPPSHECEDGTEAELEERDDVIEFLMGIADQRGTDTKFISTDFEKGEQLLNAFGGIAGLLRYETGV, from the coding sequence ATGAGTCAGCAAAGCGAGGAGGAACAGTCCGACCGGAAGAAGTACGAGTTCCAGAAGGTCATCGAGGACCTCCAGTCCCACGAGGGATCAGGGACACAGCTCGTCACCATCTACGTTCCGGAGGACAGACGCATCTCCGACGTCGTCGCGCACATCACGCAGGAGCACAGCGAAGCGTCGAACATCAAGTCCAAGCAGACCCGGACGGCGGTCCAGGACGCTCTCTCCTCTCTCAAGGCGCGCCTGAAGTACTACGACACGCCGCCGGAGAACGGGATGGTGCTGTTCTCGGGCGCGATCGACTCTGGCGGCGGCCAGACGGACATGAAGACCGAAGTGCTGGAGTCGCCGCCCCAGCCCGTCGAGTCGTTCCGCTATCACTGCGACAGCGAGTTCCTCACCGAGCCTCTGGAGCACATGCTCGCGGACAAGGGCCTGTACGGGCTCGTCGTGCTCGACCGACGGGAGGCGAACGTCGGATGGCTTCGCGGGAAGCGCGTCGAGCCCGTGAAGTCAGCGAGTTCGCTCGTCCCCGGGAAACAGCGCAAGGGCGGCCAGTCCGCCCAGCGGTTCGCACGCCTCCGCCTGGAAGCGATCGACAACTTCTACCAGGAGGTCGCGGAGATGGCGAACGAGCTGTTCGTCCCGAAGCGCCACGAACTCGACGGCGTGCTCGTCGGCGGCCCCTCGCCGACGAAGGACGAGTTCCTCGACGGCGACTACCTCCACCACGAACTCCAGGATTCAGTGCTCGGGAAGTTCGACGTCGCGTACACGGACGAGTCCGGGCTCTACGACCTCGTCGACGCCGCGGACGAGGTGCTCGCGGACGCGGAGATCATGGAGGACAAGGAGCTCATGCAGCGGTTCTTCAAGCAACTCCACGACGGGAACAAGGCGACGTACGGGTTCGAGCCGACGCGCCAGAACCTCGTCATGGGCTCCGTCGAATCCCTCCTCATCAGCGAGGACCTCCGGCAGGACGTCGCGATCTACGACTGCGGGGACGTCGAGGAGTACGAAACGTTCGACGCCCGCAAGAGCCCGCCGAGTCACGAGTGCGAGGACGGCACGGAAGCGGAACTCGAGGAGCGCGATGACGTCATCGAGTTCCTGATGGGGATCGCCGACCAGCGCGGCACCGACACGAAGTTCATCTCCACGGACTTCGAGAAAGGCGAACAGCTCCTGAACGCGTTCGGCGGCATCGCCGGCTTGCTCCGGTACGAAACCGGCGTCTGA
- a CDS encoding LVIVD repeat-containing protein: MGHSLLSDPAGGYAEEDVRADGQYALLGSYAGPGGSFLVDIGNPRDPTEVHEFPTPSEGVRHADVQFDRRDGLYYRSREGGGGDGEPPNGVDVIDYGYDEGTVEDPVKASRIPAGSTHNVEAHPEGDVLYTTEHDGVGVWDTSDPTDVTGGDVVSPEPHGDCHDMVVDTERDLLHCAFIGGGFDGYVAMDISDPLSPTVAGKFSYEGLPDYSEERLENGEPGFSSCHYASHDPDRDLVVVGDEIGFGYPGGKHIFDIGWGDGSVADPEHVGFTYSPNAQVMDDPLDAFDWTTHNHQVISKGNNSLLVSGDYHEGTVVYDISDPTDPTPTDRYATDDMADQADGAGFVGEAPMAWGANYSEERDLVVTSDMQTGIYVFKVTPAAAKGGNGGNGGKGGK, encoded by the coding sequence ATGGGTCACTCTCTCCTGTCGGATCCGGCGGGCGGCTACGCGGAGGAGGACGTCCGCGCGGACGGACAGTACGCTCTCCTCGGGAGTTACGCCGGACCGGGCGGCTCGTTCCTCGTCGACATCGGGAATCCGCGGGACCCCACGGAAGTCCACGAGTTCCCGACGCCGTCGGAGGGCGTCCGGCACGCCGACGTCCAGTTCGACCGTCGCGACGGCCTCTACTACCGCAGCCGAGAAGGTGGCGGTGGCGACGGCGAACCGCCGAACGGCGTCGACGTCATCGACTACGGCTACGACGAGGGCACGGTCGAGGACCCCGTCAAGGCGTCGCGCATCCCTGCGGGATCGACGCACAACGTCGAAGCACACCCCGAGGGCGACGTGCTCTACACGACCGAACACGACGGCGTCGGCGTCTGGGACACCAGCGACCCGACCGACGTCACCGGCGGCGACGTCGTCAGCCCCGAACCGCACGGCGACTGCCACGACATGGTCGTCGACACCGAGCGCGACCTCCTCCACTGCGCGTTCATCGGCGGCGGCTTCGACGGCTACGTCGCGATGGACATCAGCGACCCGCTCTCGCCGACCGTGGCCGGCAAGTTCAGCTACGAGGGACTACCGGACTACTCCGAGGAGCGCCTCGAGAACGGCGAACCCGGATTCTCCAGTTGTCACTACGCGAGCCACGACCCCGACCGCGACCTCGTCGTCGTCGGCGACGAGATCGGGTTCGGATACCCTGGCGGCAAGCACATCTTCGACATCGGCTGGGGCGACGGATCCGTCGCCGACCCCGAGCACGTGGGCTTCACGTACTCGCCGAACGCACAGGTGATGGACGACCCACTGGACGCGTTCGACTGGACGACCCACAACCACCAGGTCATCTCGAAAGGGAACAACTCGCTGCTCGTCAGCGGCGACTACCACGAAGGAACGGTCGTCTACGACATCTCCGACCCGACCGACCCGACGCCGACCGACCGGTACGCGACCGACGACATGGCCGACCAGGCAGACGGCGCCGGCTTCGTCGGCGAGGCCCCGATGGCGTGGGGCGCGAACTACAGCGAGGAGCGCGACCTCGTCGTGACCAGCGACATGCAGACCGGGATCTACGTGTTCAAGGTCACGCCCGCCGCCGCGAAGGGCGGCAACGGCGGCAACGGCGGCAAGGGTGGGAAGTGA
- a CDS encoding DUF6276 family protein yields the protein MQCSECRGDVTAFEVPEDLREYAPGDAATICTQCLTVSAADPANAQAAEEVRFEDVVESFPSGTNGVRMALVVGMLSSLALNRSNIETLVEELAADGVDAMLVLEDLEGESSLQPRVAIGRRRHQLEQLME from the coding sequence ATGCAATGCTCAGAGTGTCGTGGTGACGTGACCGCGTTCGAGGTGCCCGAGGACCTGCGCGAGTACGCGCCCGGTGACGCGGCGACGATCTGCACGCAGTGCCTGACGGTGTCGGCAGCGGATCCGGCGAACGCGCAGGCTGCCGAGGAGGTGCGGTTCGAGGACGTCGTGGAGTCGTTCCCGAGCGGGACGAACGGCGTGCGGATGGCGCTCGTGGTGGGGATGCTGTCGTCGCTCGCGTTGAATCGGTCGAACATCGAGACGCTCGTCGAGGAGCTGGCCGCGGACGGCGTGGACGCGATGCTCGTCCTCGAGGACCTGGAGGGCGAGTCGTCGCTCCAGCCGCGGGTCGCGATCGGTCGACGCCGCCACCAGCTCGAGCAGTTGATGGAGTGA
- a CDS encoding McrC family protein, whose translation MTAPSLFTDGEFDADIELGEYESSVPFELSKAAAEMLEQEVNAGEDREGDRIKLTYNRDGDAILTATQYVGVVSLRDGPTVQIRPEAAGTNLLYLLRYAHDTTAATFDSQTAFRRGETFLDALGALYESELRRVLNRGLHTDYRRRSGAEEHLRGQLNLQQQLQRQPPTPTAFECTYDELTHDIAANQAILYAASILLGLVSDPSITRALRQHQQILRRRVSLTPVTRQELESIQLTRLSGYYEDILRLAELVIGNAFIGELEAGTSAAFAMLVNMNTVFENAVERATQDVVSEFEGWRVEPQEQTTSLLTSGKHEVQLKPDVTVYDETDTVRFVGDAKWKTDLPGNPDFYQMTSYMLSRDAPGLLIYPDCRGQNASQSWVAGQFPLSLIELPTAADVQSYEEFVRMLESGVEVAIDGVVN comes from the coding sequence ATGCTCGAACAAGAGGTGAATGCAGGCGAAGATCGAGAAGGCGACCGCATCAAGCTCACGTATAACCGGGACGGGGACGCCATTCTGACCGCGACGCAGTACGTCGGCGTCGTCTCGCTTCGAGACGGGCCAACGGTTCAAATTCGACCGGAAGCCGCAGGGACGAATCTCCTGTACTTGCTTCGGTATGCGCACGACACGACCGCGGCAACGTTCGACTCACAGACAGCATTCCGTCGTGGTGAAACCTTTCTCGACGCGCTCGGCGCATTGTACGAATCGGAGCTGCGTCGTGTGTTGAATCGGGGGCTCCACACGGACTATCGACGAAGGAGTGGCGCCGAAGAACACCTGCGCGGCCAGCTCAATCTTCAGCAGCAACTCCAGCGACAGCCACCCACACCAACGGCCTTCGAATGTACGTATGACGAGCTGACACACGATATCGCAGCGAACCAGGCGATTCTCTATGCGGCATCCATCTTACTTGGGCTCGTGTCAGACCCGTCGATTACGCGCGCACTGCGGCAGCACCAACAGATACTCCGACGACGGGTGTCGCTGACACCGGTCACACGCCAGGAGCTCGAGAGCATCCAACTCACTAGACTGTCCGGGTACTACGAGGACATCCTGCGTCTCGCCGAGTTAGTGATCGGGAATGCGTTCATCGGCGAGCTCGAGGCCGGGACGAGTGCAGCCTTTGCCATGCTCGTGAACATGAATACGGTGTTCGAGAACGCCGTCGAACGAGCGACCCAGGATGTGGTCTCGGAGTTCGAGGGCTGGCGGGTTGAACCCCAGGAACAGACCACCTCGCTCCTCACTAGTGGCAAACACGAAGTACAACTCAAACCCGACGTGACGGTATACGATGAAACCGATACAGTGCGGTTTGTCGGTGACGCGAAATGGAAAACCGATCTCCCAGGAAATCCTGATTTCTACCAGATGACGTCGTACATGCTTTCTCGTGACGCACCAGGCTTGTTAATATACCCCGATTGTAGGGGGCAGAATGCCTCCCAATCGTGGGTCGCTGGCCAGTTCCCGCTATCATTAATCGAACTCCCGACGGCGGCAGATGTACAGTCGTATGAGGAGTTTGTTCGAATGTTGGAGAGTGGGGTTGAAGTAGCGATTGACGGGGTTGTCAATTAG
- a CDS encoding LVIVD repeat-containing protein gives MDDSANYTRRTALKTTGLLAAGGLSGLASASPPGNGNDNGNGRGKDDTLRLFSEVAVDGAQEVVTEKTWAYVATGDGFAVVDWRNPNRPELVGDWHAPGTGIADVKVDGDLLAVSTQGAEHDHGPGEEPDVDPDAQIGTHLYDVSDPTSPQYLSTFQVLPEGVHNAHLVDDVLYVCKEAPFDESALIIVDVSDPTDPTELSRWVLEDVHPELDSVTNFVHDVYAQGDYAYLAYWDAGCRVLDVSDPTDPVEVSWFGQTENADMGMDGDPWARVFGSPGNAHYVQPSPDGDHVYIGAETYAGESGGISVFDVTDFDDPRQVATIEAEDRNDGIFPDTSHNFDVTANRLYTSWYDAGARVYDVTDPTNPEKTYEYDPDGSSFWTAVDARGFTVASDIGGGLVFLHEDRGKRRPPGFDGGDTGAHDGPGGR, from the coding sequence ATGGACGACTCTGCGAACTACACGAGACGAACAGCACTCAAGACGACCGGGCTGCTCGCGGCCGGCGGCCTCTCCGGGCTGGCGAGCGCTAGCCCACCGGGGAACGGCAATGACAACGGCAACGGCCGCGGGAAGGACGACACCCTCCGCCTGTTCAGCGAAGTCGCCGTCGACGGCGCCCAGGAGGTCGTCACAGAGAAGACGTGGGCGTACGTCGCCACGGGCGACGGCTTCGCGGTCGTCGACTGGCGGAACCCGAACCGGCCCGAACTCGTCGGGGACTGGCACGCGCCCGGGACCGGCATCGCGGACGTGAAGGTCGACGGCGACCTGCTCGCGGTCAGCACGCAGGGCGCCGAACACGACCACGGTCCGGGCGAGGAACCGGACGTAGACCCCGACGCACAGATCGGGACGCACCTCTACGACGTCAGCGACCCCACCAGCCCGCAGTACCTGAGCACGTTCCAGGTGCTTCCCGAGGGCGTCCACAACGCCCACCTCGTCGACGACGTCCTCTACGTCTGCAAGGAAGCGCCGTTCGACGAGAGCGCGCTCATCATCGTGGACGTGAGCGACCCCACCGACCCCACCGAACTCTCCCGGTGGGTGCTCGAGGACGTCCACCCCGAACTCGACTCGGTGACGAACTTCGTTCACGACGTGTACGCGCAGGGCGACTACGCCTACCTGGCGTACTGGGACGCCGGCTGTCGCGTCCTCGACGTGAGCGACCCCACCGACCCGGTAGAAGTGAGCTGGTTCGGTCAGACGGAGAACGCCGACATGGGCATGGACGGCGATCCCTGGGCGCGAGTCTTCGGCTCGCCCGGGAACGCGCACTACGTCCAGCCGTCGCCCGACGGCGACCACGTCTACATCGGGGCGGAGACGTACGCCGGCGAATCCGGCGGCATCAGCGTGTTCGACGTCACCGACTTCGACGACCCCCGCCAGGTCGCGACCATCGAGGCCGAAGACCGCAACGACGGCATCTTCCCCGATACGTCGCACAACTTCGACGTGACGGCGAATCGACTCTACACGTCGTGGTACGACGCCGGTGCGCGCGTCTACGACGTCACTGACCCCACCAATCCAGAGAAGACCTACGAGTACGACCCCGACGGGTCGTCGTTCTGGACGGCCGTCGACGCTCGCGGGTTCACGGTCGCGAGCGACATTGGCGGCGGCCTCGTGTTCCTCCACGAGGATCGCGGGAAACGACGTCCTCCGGGCTTCGACGGCGGTGACACGGGGGCGCACGACGGCCCCGGAGGACGATAG
- the argS gene encoding arginine--tRNA ligase codes for MFLTLRSAVEDALAGALADLGYPTDDLGIEEPPEDVDAVLASSVAFRLASEAGAPPPQVAAEVAEAIDVDAIEYVSAVTTQGPYVNFVPSDAYDAATLSAGQDDEYGRLEDTGESVVVEHTSANPSGPIHVGRARNPILGDAVANVLDFAGHDVSRHYYVNDAGRQMAVFTWAYETFDEADLDSEPERDRIEYDLVRYYRKGNAFLEEGPEDAVEEAEAEVAAIMQGLDDGDEATHERVTEVVDQMLDGMTECLARLPAEFDEFVKETQFTFDGSVDDVVAELKEMEEAVYEEDAWQLDLSAHGIEKNFVFLRSDGTSLYATRDLAHHEWKFENYDRAVTVLGEDHALQADQLTTTLDLLGNDVSQLEQVVYSYVNLPGGASMSTRAGTGIDLDDLLDEAIERARGEVEDRMGDRIRGDGLTEADVDRIARQVGIGAVRYDIVSKQPTKAITFEFERALDFEAQSAPYVQYVHARACGILDEVDDVPEFDASALEREEARDLVRTIARFPAVVEEAAESLEPHVVATYTREFAEAFNAFYRECPVLSEDDPETRAARVALVAASRHTVANALGLLGVAAPDSM; via the coding sequence ATGTTCCTGACACTCCGGTCGGCGGTCGAGGACGCGCTCGCGGGGGCGCTCGCGGACCTCGGCTATCCGACCGACGACCTCGGCATCGAGGAACCGCCGGAAGACGTCGACGCCGTGCTCGCCTCGAGCGTCGCGTTCCGACTGGCGAGCGAAGCCGGCGCGCCGCCGCCGCAGGTCGCCGCGGAGGTCGCGGAGGCCATCGACGTCGACGCCATCGAGTACGTGTCGGCGGTGACGACGCAGGGCCCGTACGTGAACTTCGTGCCGAGCGACGCGTACGACGCGGCGACGCTCTCGGCCGGCCAGGACGACGAGTACGGGCGGCTCGAGGACACCGGCGAGTCCGTGGTCGTCGAGCACACGAGCGCGAACCCGAGCGGCCCCATCCACGTCGGGCGCGCACGCAACCCGATCCTCGGTGACGCGGTCGCGAACGTCCTCGACTTCGCGGGCCACGACGTCTCCCGCCACTACTACGTGAACGACGCGGGCCGCCAGATGGCGGTGTTCACGTGGGCGTACGAGACGTTCGACGAGGCAGACCTCGACTCGGAGCCCGAGCGCGACCGCATCGAGTACGACCTCGTCCGGTACTACCGGAAGGGGAACGCGTTCCTCGAAGAGGGCCCCGAGGACGCCGTCGAGGAAGCCGAGGCGGAGGTCGCGGCGATCATGCAGGGACTGGACGACGGCGACGAAGCCACGCACGAGCGCGTCACCGAGGTCGTCGACCAGATGCTCGACGGGATGACCGAGTGCCTCGCGCGCTTGCCCGCGGAGTTCGACGAGTTCGTGAAGGAGACGCAGTTCACGTTCGACGGGAGCGTCGACGACGTCGTCGCCGAACTCAAGGAGATGGAGGAGGCGGTGTACGAGGAGGACGCCTGGCAACTGGACCTCTCCGCGCACGGGATCGAGAAGAACTTCGTGTTCCTGCGTAGCGACGGCACGAGCCTGTACGCGACCCGGGACCTCGCGCACCACGAGTGGAAGTTCGAGAACTACGACCGCGCGGTCACGGTGCTGGGCGAGGATCACGCGCTCCAGGCCGACCAGCTCACGACCACGCTCGACCTCCTGGGGAACGACGTCTCCCAGCTCGAGCAAGTCGTGTACTCGTACGTGAACCTCCCCGGTGGCGCGTCGATGTCGACGCGCGCCGGCACCGGCATCGACCTCGACGACCTGCTGGACGAGGCGATCGAGCGCGCCCGCGGCGAGGTCGAGGACCGCATGGGCGACCGCATCCGCGGCGACGGACTCACCGAGGCCGACGTCGACCGCATCGCGCGCCAGGTCGGGATCGGCGCGGTCCGCTACGACATCGTCTCGAAGCAGCCGACGAAGGCGATCACGTTCGAGTTCGAGCGCGCGCTCGACTTCGAGGCCCAGAGCGCGCCGTACGTCCAGTACGTCCACGCTCGCGCCTGCGGCATCCTCGACGAGGTCGACGACGTCCCCGAGTTCGACGCGAGCGCGCTCGAACGCGAGGAAGCGCGCGACCTCGTCCGAACGATCGCGCGGTTCCCGGCGGTCGTCGAGGAGGCCGCCGAGTCGCTCGAACCGCACGTCGTCGCGACGTACACGCGCGAGTTCGCGGAGGCGTTCAACGCCTTCTACCGCGAGTGCCCGGTGCTCAGCGAGGACGACCCGGAGACGCGCGCCGCCCGCGTCGCGCTCGTCGCCGCCTCGCGTCACACCGTCGCGAACGCGCTCGGTCTACTCGGCGTCGCCGCACCGGACTCGATGTAG